The window CTGCTTTATAAATTAAGGAACCTATGTGCGTCAATGGAGTGACAAAACCTAATTCCTCTTGAAGCCTACGTTCAGCAGCTTTCTGAGTATCTTCATTTGGTCTAGGATGACTGCAGCAAGAATTTGCCCATTGTCCCGCTGAATGATACTTATGAAAAGCGCGTTGTTGAATTAGTAGCTCATTTTTCTCATTAAAGATAAATACTGAGAATGCTCGATGTAAGTGACCGAGCTGATGTGCCAATAGCTTTGGCATAACCCCAATAGGTTGGTCATGCTCATCGACTAAAATTAATTCATCTTTCATTTATATTATTTTCCGTTATTAAATGATTGCTCTAGTTTAGTATAATTAAAAATATAAGTTTGCATATTAGAGCTGTTTAATTATAAATATAATTATTTTTAACTCACAGCTATCATAAGGTGATATAGCTGTGAGAGTAAAAATTATTTTTGTTGTAAAACCCAAACTGCAGCTTCAACTCTTGATTTTAAATTGAGTTTTTTTAGTAAATGTTTAACATGTACTTTTACTGTGCTTTCTGCAATATCGAGTTTACGAGCTATCATTTTATTTGATAAACCCTGAGAGATCAGTTCTAAAATATCGGCTTCTCTTGGTGTCAATGAAGCAATATTATTATCATCCTGTGTGGTGTTATCTCTTAGTGATTCAGCAAGCACAGATGCTAATGTTGGGCTGACAACTAACTTACCGCTTGCAGCTTCTTTAAGGGCTACGATAAGCTCTTCAGGCTCCATATCTTTTAGTAAATAACCATCGGCACCTCTTTTTAGTGCATTGACTAAATCATCACTATAATTAGAAACGGTAAAAAGAATAATTCTACCTGATAGCTCTCGCTTCCTAAGTTCATCGAGAGTTTCAAAACCATTCATGCCTGGCATGTTGAGGTCAAGTAAGATAAGGTCAGGATCTTGCTCTTCAGCGATCTGTATGCCAGTTTTACCATCTCCAGCTTCACCGATAACTTGCAATGAAGACTCCAAACTAATCAATTGCTTGACTCCATTTCTTAGCATCGGATGATCATCAATAAGTAGAATGGTTGATTTTTCGTTCACTATATTTGTATTTTCCATAGATGATTTTCCGGTATGTTAAGCGTCAGATAAAGGGAAGGTAACTTTTACCTCTGTTCCACCTTGAGGCCTAGGTGTAATACAACAATTTCCATTAAGGCTTAATGCTCTTTCTCTCATAATAATAAGCCCATAATGGTTAAGTTTATCAGTATTTGACGTGATCCCTGTACCATCGTCAGTAACTGTAATGGTAACAATACCATCATACTGGTTTAATGAAACCTCAGCCCACTTTGCATTAGCGTGTTTTAAAATATTAGTTAATGCTTCTCGGACTATTTGTATTATATGAATAGATTGATGCGGTGAAATACTTTTCGCGGGTAGGTCGTAATTTAAGCCTATTGTATACCCTGTGCGTTCACTAAATTCACTAATAGTACTTTCTAATGAGGGAAGTAAACCCGGTTCCATTAATTTAAGCCTAAATGTAGTTAATAATTCTCTTAACTGGCTATATGCGGTATTAATCTCGCTACGCATTTCTGTTAACAGTTGTTGAGGTTTTTCTGGTAATGGCTCTGGCTGTAATTGCAGATAGCTAATTTGCATTTTTAAACAAGATAAAGATTGAGCAATCGAGTCATGAAGTTCACGCGCAATTGCAGAGCGCTCATCCATGATAAGTAACTGTTGCTGTTGTTCTATCTGGTGCTCCATGGCTAACATACCAGAGATTTGTTTAGCTAAAACAGAAACGAGGCTATTTTGTTCATCTGAAAGTATTTGGTTATCTTCAATCTCCCCAATAATAATGCCATAACGATGCATATTGTCTGATAAATCCCACTGTAAGCTGAGCGGTTTTTCGATTGAAGCTTGTTGTTCTAGCTGCGTTGTATTCACTTCTGATAACCCGGTTGAATGGCAGCATATTTCGTGAAAATATGTTTCGTTGCTTTCTTCATACAACCGTAAACTGAGATTTTTGAGTATGGTAATATTTTCTAGTTCAATAAGGACTTTTTGTAATCGCAAGTAGAGAGGATCTGATGAATGAAGGATTTGGCTTGATTGATATAAGTATGATAACACTTTATTTTTTGTGATTAAGTCTGCAGTTTTCTCTGCAACCCTTTCTTCAAGCTGATGATAACTTAGCGCTAATTCATCCGACATTTGGTTCAGAGTTTCTCCTAACGCATTTAGCTCATCTTGCCTATTATTTTTAGGGTAGCGTTGGCTAAAATCTTTTCGTCCAATCGCATTGACCATTGATAATAATTTAACCCATGGGTAATAAATTTTTTTTCTCAGGTGCCAGATAGTTCCCATCAGTAATAAGAATACTAAACTGATAAAAATCAGTTGTGTCATGGCAACATAAGCAATCTTTCTTTCCGTTTTCTCATCAATGTTATGAACTAATTCATCTAGTTTACTTACAAATGATATAACTTCGTATCTTGCATCATTAGGGGCATTTGCTTCCATTAATGAGGGTTTCAAGATATGTAGCCAGTAATTGTAGAGTTCATCAAATTGAGGCGTTAAATTTTCGATCTTTACAACTTGAGTCAGTTCTGGACTGATGAGGTCAGATTCTAATGCATCGAGATAACGCTGATTCTGGGTATTTAAAGGGACTAGAGAAAGTAATCTGTAGCTCTGCATTCGTAGTGAACCTGATTTATTTATTGCATGAGCATTACCTTGCACACTTATAATCATTCGATTGGAAATCGTCATCCCAATAATTCCTAAGATCGCAATAAGTAGCATTAGGCCGATCACTTGGTTAATGATTGAAAATCGACGATACAGCGTGGGCATGTGTCACTTCCTTAAAAAGTCGTGCTAGTGAACTTAAAATGCATACTTCTAGTATTGTTCATAAAGGTTTGAATATTAAATATACTACTTTGGTAGTAATTTTTGGGATTTATAACAGAATAGTAAATAGAAAATAAAATTCTCCGTTGAGTTTTATCGTGTTATTTATTGATATATAAGATTAAATTTTATTTTGCTGTGAGTGAATTTACGTATTATAGCGTAAATTAAAGATGAGTTTCTTTTGATTTAGATCAGTTTAAATATCGAAGTAAATCAATATGTAAACTAATATACATCGAAAGTATTTTTGATAATCATATCAATGATAGAAAGAAGGGCAGCCCTAATGGATAGAGCTACCTTTTTGTTTTAAGCTTTTTTTAATTTTTTGAATAGTGAGATTATCGCAACAAGGATTAGACCTGTTACTAGCCCAAAAAATAAATTAATTATAGTTGGTAGGATAAAATGCATAGTACTACCAATGATCGGTGTTAAGGTTGCAGTAAACGATATTTCGGTAATCCATTCTGAAATATAGCTGATACCGTGGGTTAGAATACCACCACCGACCATAAACATCGCGGCAGTCCCTACAACAGATAATGTTTTCATCAGATAAGGGGTTGCATAAATCAATGAATTACCAAATTTTTTTAATAAAGATGAAGTTTTCTTCTGTAAATAAAAGCCTAAGTCATCTAATTTGACAATCCCTGCAACTAAGCCATATACACCGATAGTCATTACGATAGCAATGATAGAGAGTACGGCCACTTGGTTGATAAAAGTGGTAGTGGAAACAATGCCTAGTGTGATAGCAATGATTTCGGCTGATAAAACAAAATCAGTACGAATAGCCCCTTTGATTTTTTTACTTTCAAATTCCTTAAGTTGTTCTTCTGATAACTGTAACTGGTTTTGGGAAACAGTATTTTTTACGTTAGAATGCAAGAGCTTATGAGTTATTTTTTCTGCGCCTTCAAAACAAAGGTAGGCCCCACCAATCATAAGTAGTGGTGTGATGGCCCAAGGAATAAAGGCACTGATTAATAACGCTAAAGGAACAAGTATTAATTTATTAATAAATGACCCTTTAGCGACGGACCAAACAACAGGGATCTCCCTATCTGCACGAACACCTGTGACTTGCTGGGCATTTAGCGCGAGGTCATCACCTAAAACTCCAGAGGTTTTTTTGGCTGCCATTTTAGTCATGACGGAAACATCGTCTAGTACAGCGGCAATATCATCAAGTAAGGTGAGTAAGCTACTTCCAGCCACAAGGGTATCCTCAATATTTTTTTAAGGTGTCATTAATGTTTATTAGGTCAGTTAATGGATAATTAGTTCACTACAACATAAGCCATATTTACAAATAAGATAATCCCACTGCAGTTGAAAAGTCTGAATTTTGAATTATTAAATTTTTATGACAATGGAACCAATATGATTTTTTCGTTTCTAAACTATTAATTTTAGTAAAATAACATACAGTTATCTACTATCTTACTTTATGTTTGGTTTAATTATTTAGTTTATAAATAATTTTTAATAGATTGGTATAGGGTTATAATACATGTCTTCTCAGCCAGTTTTGAGTATTGTCGTTGCTGTATATAACGGTGAAAAATTTTTACCTCAGTTCTTTGATAGCTTAATCGCACAAAAATTAGAAAATTGGGAACTGATTGTTGTAAATGATGGCTCTAAAGATAAAAGTGAAGACATCATTAAGTCTTATGCAGATAAATTTGTACATTTGAAAGTGCTTTATCAAGAAAACCAAGGTGTCTCAGTTGCTCGCAATACAGGGATGGTTGAGGCCACCGGGAAATACATTACATTCCCTGATATTGATGATGAAATTAGCTCACAAATGTATGGGCGCTTATTAGAAATCGCATTATCAAATAATCTCGATGTTGCAACCTGTAATGGGACTTATGTTTACACTAATGGTGATGCCCCAAAGGCAATTTTTCCACCGAATAAAGTCCCGTCAACTGGTGTCATTTCAGGCCCTGAATGGCTTGAAATTGGCTTAAGCTCTCGCAAGTTTTTGCATGTAACTTGGCTGAATTTATATCGTTTAGACATGTTGCGCGAACACAAGTTTTTCTTTGAACCCAAATTACATCACCAAGACATTCCTTGGACAACAGAAGTGTTGCTCGTGGCAAAGCGCGTGCAATTCATCAATGAACAATACTATCGATATTTAATCCATAACCAATCTGTTTCTCACTCATTGAGTGGTGATGAACGTTCAGTCCGTAAGATAAAAACCTATTTGAAAATTATTGATATGCTGTTAAATATTTACCAGCGTTATCCTGAACAAGTTAAACAAGCACCGGCTTGTCTATGGCAGGTAGGAAAAGAAGGCTTAGGGGTGATTCAAGCGCTATTAGCTATCAAATCACCAGATGTACAGAAAGAAATGGTACAACTATTTTTTGATAAGGGTTATTGGCAAATTGTGTGGGCACATGCAACTACAGTAAAATTAAAATGGCGATTAATTAGGCGCTACACAAAGCTAAAAGAAATTATCAAATCATAATTTACGGAAAAGGTAGCTATTTTAATAGGCTACCTTTTTTGTTTTCTATTTTTCTAATTGCTTTAGAGAAGCAATAAACATATCCCATAACTGTGGGTTATCTAACTTTGTTGCAACTTGTGTGTGGCAATCTGCTTTAGCGGGGTGGCGAAAGTCAGTCACGGTCATACCTGTTGTTAAAGCGCCCTGTAGTTCGATATCAATCGGGGCTTTAATCGTTTCCATTATGGATGGGTCGATAACATAAGCAACAGCACATAGGTCATGAACTGGAGCATGGTCAGTATAGCCATTACGTCTGCGGTAACCAGCAGTGTAGTAATTTAGGGACTCAACAACAAAATCACTTACAGGTGTGTTTAACGCAGCAATTGTTTCCATTATTTGGTCGTCTGGCCTTGCTTGGTGTGTAAGGTCTAGCCCAATCATAGTGATAGGCCAAGTTTCATTAAATACGATATGAGCCGCTTCAGGGTCTATAAGGATATTGAACTCAGCGACTGCAGTACGGTTACCTGTATGGTAGCCTCCTCCCATTAATACCACTTCTTTGACTAACTCTACAATTTCAGGTGCTTTTCTTACTGCCAAAGCAATATTTGTGAGTCCTCCAATCGGGACGAGAGTCACCGTTTTAGGGGGATGTGACTTTAGCGTATCAATAATCAAGTCAACAGCATGGCGCGGATCAATAGGTAATTTAGGTTCGGGGAGGTGAGTGCCGTCAAGGCCTGTTGTACCGTGAACTTCTGGGGCTGTCTGAATGGTTCTCACGAGTGGTCGAGAGCAACCCGCAGCGATAGGGATATTATTTGCACTAACGAATTCCATAATTGCGCGTGCATTATGAGTGACTTTATCTAAAGTTTGGTTTCCAACGACAGTCGTTACCGCAAGTAACTCTATATTTGAATTGCCTAATGCTAAGAAAATTGCCATTGCATCATCATGGCCAGGGTCACAATCGATAATAATTTTATTTTTAGACATTATTTCTCCTTTTCTTAGGTTATTTACTTTTGATTAACATAATATAGGGATGAATTTATTTTTATGTGACGTAAGTTCTATTTTCATGAATGCTAATGTAATGAAACTATTCATTAGGGTAACTAATGAGGAGTGATGTGATTAACATATTAATAACAATCGTGTTGAGTTTATAAAGATAATGTGTTCTTTATGTAGTTTTAAGCAATATAAATGAAACCGCCTAGAGGGTTTTTATTAACGAGTTAATGATTGAGGAGGCAGAGTGGAGAACTATCTAGAAAGATTACCTGATGTTATTGATTCTGTTGCAACTAATCAGTTTTACCCTAATTTATTATCATGGTTGTCTTCACTTATTGCATTCGATAATGCGATTGTTTACTCCTTTGAAAAAGGAGCGCCACCCCGATTTCTTTCCAAAGTAGAGCGCCGTAATAGCGATAGTATTAACAGAATCTATCAACGAGGTGCTTATTTAATGGACCCATTCTACCAAGAAATCCAAAGAGGAGGCGCTTCCAAAGTGTTAACACTAAAAGAACTCGCACCTAAAGGATTTTATCATACGGACTATTATCTCAATTTTTATCGCAAAACAGGGTGGTGTGATGAGGCTGGGCTGTTATTAGATATTTCAGATGATAGGCAATTAGGTATTTTTTTTGGTAATGAAGATAGGCCTTTTTTCTCGGAAAAATATACGCAAGCGCCACTTAAAGATGCCTTCGATATCATTCGTAGTATGGTCAAACTTCATAAAGATATTTCTCCTTCTTCGGTGTCGAATCACTACCAAAATACAGATATGCAAACACGATTTGGGCTGACCCCCAGAGAGTGTGAAGTTGTCGAGTTAATTTTAGCGGGTAAAGGCTCACCACAAATTGCACAGGCGCTTTTCATTAGTTTAGGGACAGTGAAAAATCACCGTAAGAATATCTATCAAAAGTTAAGTATTAACTCACAAGTCGAATTATTTAACTTATTAATGAATAGGCTGAGTTAAGTACAAATTATCGTAATATATTGATTTGATATGGTTTTATGGGATGCTGTCTTTTTTGTTATTACGTTATTTTTTTTGATTTTGTCTAGATGGTCTTAATGAACTAAAATTAATAAACAATATTGTTAATATGAGAATGGTTTGTTAATTGGTTGATTTTTTTGGTTGTTTAATATTTTTTGTGAATTTCGTTACTATTTAAATATTCTACTTGGCTCACATTTGTTAACTTTATGTTTCGAATGTCCCTAAAGGGCTATGTAATTGTTAATGTAAGGTTAAGATAATCGGGTTATCGAAAGATACTAAATAGGGTATCCATAATGAATAACCAAGTAGAATCATTGACTTACTATGCTGCAACTAAGAAGTATGACTTACGTTTTCCGACATTAAAGGAAGATCTTGATGTTGATGTCGTGATCATCGGTGGCGGCTTCTCCGGGATCCATACCGCACTAGAGCTATGTGAGAAAGGGATCACCAATATTGCTATTTTGGAAGGGCGTCATCTTGGCTATGGTGGTTCAGGGCGAAATGGCGGCCAAGTGATGGCAGGCATTGGTCATGATATCGATGCAATTAAAAAATATGTTGGGCCAGAGGGTTTAGAAACGATTTTTAAACTCAGTAATATGGGCGCGGGGATCATGCGTGATCGCATCGCTAAATATGATATTGATGCAGACTTTTGCCGTGGTTACGCATACTTAGGAAGCAACAAGCGCCAAGAAAAGACCTTACGTAACTGGTTAAAAGACGTCAAGTCAGTTGATCCTGATGAAGAAATTGAATTTTACAGTGGTTCAGAACTAAAACAGATTATTGGTTCCGATGCTTATACCTGTGGTATCAAGCACATGGGTGGTGGCCATGTCCACTCATTGAATTTATTATTGGGTGAAGCGAAAGCGATTAGTGAAATATATGGCGCTAAAATATTTGAAAATAGCCAAGTATTAAATGTGGAGTATGGTAATACCATCAAAGTTAGAACTGCGATGGGAACAGTTAAAGCACAGAAAATGCTATGGGCTTGTGACTCATTTCTAAATGGTCTTGAGCCGACGCTTTATCCTAAAACCATTAATACTTACGCATATCAATTAATGACTGAAGAATTGCCTGATGAATTAATTGAGCAAATTAGCCCAATCCGTGGTGCTTATAGTGATATTCGCCCCGTTATAGATTACTACCGAGTAACGAATGAAAATCGCTTATTATTCGGTAGTTCAACGCATTTTCTTGAATACATTCCATCTGATCTTAAAGCATGGAATCGTAATTTAATGCTAAAAGTCTTTCCTTACCTCAAAGATGTCAAAATTGAACTAGCTTGGGGTGGACCGATGGCATGTAGTGCAAATTTATTTCCACAAATTGGCTCATTACCACAACATAAAAATGTGTTTTATGCACAGGGCTATTCAGGTTTTGGTGTTACGCCTAGCCAGATTGTGTGCAAAGTCTTGGCTGAAGGGATGGTAGAAGGTTCTCATCGTTATGACTTAATGAGTTCTATCCCGCACGCTAATATTATTGGTAAAGATAGCATGCGTAATGTGATTGTTTCACTGGCAAAAATAATGCATCAGACATCCGGTTATTGGCAAGGTCGCCGCTAATTCGTTATCCACTTAACTAGTTTATTTAAATCGATTAAAGGTAAAAATTATGATCAGTCCATTACTGTTAAACAAACCACTGCCAGAACTATTAAATATTGGTAGTGTGACAAACTTAGGTTCTGTGGTTGTTGAAGGCGACCCTCAAGCGAGTGTTGCGATGATCCACGGTGAACCAACGGATAACCTGACCTGCGGTATTTTTGCTTGTACTAAAGGTAAGTTTAAAATGGTATATCCATTTGATGAAATGGCGACAGTTCACGAAGGTTCGGTGAAGTTAACGGATGTGAAAACCGGTGTGACGGTTGAATACCATAAAGGCGATACATGGTTTGCTGCGAAAGGTACTGAAGTTTTATGGGAAATTGAAACACCACGCTTCGTAAAACACTACTTAGCTTGTGTAAATGCCTAATTAATTTCTATTTAGTGGAGTGATAACAATGAGCGAGTTAAGCCTATTACCAGAAGTCAGTGAGTTTTTGAAGCGCCAGCACGGTCATTTTATCAACGGGTTACCGGTTTCTGGCAAGGGCGATACTTTTTTTGATGTTGTTAACCCAGCCACAGAACAGGTTATCGCGAAAGTAAAAGAAGGGACCTTAGCAGAAGTGGATGCCGCAATGAATGCAGCTCATACTGCGTTTAAAGGGGTTTGGGCAAATACCACACCAATGGAAAGAGGGAATTGCTTAAACCGCCTTGCTGACTTGCTTGAAAAGCACCTTGAAGAGTTAGCCCAGTTAGAGACGTTATGTTCAGGCAAAACCATTCAATTATCTCGTTTTCTTGAAGTGGGGTCATCTGCGCAGTTCTTGCGTTATTTTGCTGGTTGGGCGACAAAAATCAGCGGGGAAACGTTGAATGTTTCATTGCCTTCTTTTAATGGTGAGAAATATTCTGCATTTACTCAGCGTGAACCCGTTGGTGTTGTAGCCGGTATCATTCCTTGGAACTTTTCTATTATGATTTCCATTTGGAAATTAGCCGCGGCTTTAACATGCGGTTGTACGATTGTGTTGAAACCAAGTGAATTTACGCCACTAACTATGCTCAGAGTGGTGGAATTAGCAAAAGAGGCAGGGATCCCTGACGGTGTCATTAATATCGTGAATGGCGGTGGTCGTGAGGTTGGGCCCGCACTGATCCATCATCCGCTTTGTTCTAAAGTGACATTTACGGGGTCTGTACCGACTGGGCTGGCGGTAGGGCGTTCAGCGATGGAAGGTAAATTAACCCGAGTCACACTTGAACTTGGTGGGAAAAACGGCGCTGCATTCTTAGCTGACCTCTCGGTTGAAAAAATTGTTAATGGGATTATTGAAGCGGGATATCTAAATCAAGGACAAATTTGCGCAGCTGCTGAGCGGTTCTATATTCCCTCTAAATTGATGGATGAAGTATTAGCGGAACTAAAAACACGTTTGTCTGCGATGAAAGTGGGTTCTCCATTAGATGAAACAACCGAGATGGGGCCGCTGGCAAATAAAGCGCATTATGAAAAAATCTTAGCTTTGTTTGAAAAGGCTCGCGAAGAGGGTAGTGAAATTATTTATGGTGGCCAGCCAGTTGCAGGTGCTGGGTATTTTGTGCCTCCAACCATTATTCGTGCTAATAGCCCGGATGATGTATTGATGAAAGAGGAAACATTTGGGCCAATAGGGACTTTCTTGAGTTACGATGATGAAGAAGAACTTATTGAGATGATGAATAGCACTCCGTTTGGTTTAGCTGCGAGTTTATGGACAAATGATCTCAGTAAAGCAATGCGCATGATTTCACGCATTGAAGCGGGAACCGTATGGGTGAATATGCATACTTTCCTTGACCCCGCAGTGCCATTTGGTGGCATTAAGTCATCAGGTATTGGTCGTGAATTTGGTAGTGCCTTTATTGAGTATTACACAGAGTTAAAATCTGTCATGGTGCGTTATTAGTGTTCGATTTATATTTAATTAATCAACATTTCCCGGCCACCGTGCCGGGTTTTTTGTATTTTATAGCTATCGTTGCTTATTCGTGGTTATGATGAAAGCTCGTTATTATTCATTATGGGTAACAGTATGAAGAAAGTGTTGATTACAGGTGCTAGCCGAGGGATTGGTCGAGCTACAGCGATTAAATTGGGCAGCCTTGGTATGCATGTACTGATTAACTATAAAAATCACCAGCAAGCGGCTGATGAAGTTGTGCAAGAGATTCAATCTGCGGGGGGGATTGCAAATGCACTGCAATGTGATATCAGTGATGAAAATGATGTTGTTAAATTATTTGCAACCATCAAAGAACAATATGGTGACTTAGATTACTTAGTGAATAATGCCGGAATTTTATTTCAGCAGTGTCGTACAGAGATGCTGACTGCAGAGCGCATTAATCAGGTATTAGCCACGAATGTCACCGGATTACTGATTTGTTGTCGGGAGTTTATTAAACACGCCTACCATTTTAATCAATTCAAAGATAAAGCCATTGTGAATGTTTCATCTGCAGCTGCGCGTTTAGGTGCTGCAGGGGAATATATTGATTATGCCGCTTCTAAAGGCGCTGTAGATTCAATTACAAAAGGGTTATCACTTGAGCTTGCAGAAGTAGGAATACGTGTTAATGGCGTTCGACCCGGCTATATTTATACTCAAATGCACAAAGATGGCGGTGAGGAAGGTCGAGTTGACCGTGTTGCTTCGCAATTACCGATGAAAAGAGGGGGAGAACCACATGAGATTGCTGAAATCATCGTATGGCTGTTAAGTGGTGCATCTTCTTATGTTACAGGTTCAATTATTGATGCGGCGGGTGGCCGTTAGATTCATTATCATTTTTCTTGGCGAATGATAAACCCTGATGATACAAGCTCGGTGCGGTTTGTCACATTCGCTTTAGTGAAGATATTGCGTAAGTGAGTCTTCACTGTTGATAGTGAAACTCCCAATAATAAGGCAATTCGCTTATTACTTGCGCCTTCCCGTATTAAATGGATGATTTCTTGTTCTTTAGGGGTATAAGAGACTAGCGAGTCGGGTAACACATCGAATGTCATTAGTTCAGCGACAGGCAAGATAGCATTTAATCGCATGATTTCTTGCTGGCTAAATGGACTGTCTCGCAGCACCGAAATCCCCGCAATAATTTTATTTTTACGGCGAATAAATATTTCTGCCATATCAGTCATGTTATTCGGTTGCATAAAATCATGGAAAAAAGCCTGATTTTGCTGACGTATTTCAGAATCCATTCTCACTAAGCGTAAGTCATCACTGCGAAAATGGTCGGGGTGCAAAGGGTCTAATTGGTGAAAATAAGTGAGATATTCTTCGTGCATTTTTGCTGGGATCCCATGAAGAACGTAGTTATCTGGCTGGCAATGATCATTCACGAGGTAATACACCAAAGCAGAAACTGGAATAATATGTGCAATGGTATTTAGGCAGCAATCAATTAATGTTTGTTGATGAGGCTCGAATAATGGTGAATTCATCATATTCCCTTGTGTATTAATCGAATTATTATCATGCTCCTTAATGCCATTAACATAAAGTAAACGTATTAATAACGTGAGGTTGATAGCAGTATTTAAAACGCATAAAAACTCCACAAATATTGATTGGTAGCTTTTTGGTATCTTTAGAGGATTATTTATTAATATATTAATGAGTTAATTGCTTGCTACATATTGATATTACTTTAATTATTTTTATTTCCTCTCAAAGTGTGGGTACTTTTCGTGAGTTAAATTTTATTTCCCCTCTCTCTAGGTATCGTTCTTTAGAACGATAGCAGCCTGTTTAGGCTTATTTCTATAGTGGATGTGTAGTTACTTTGTTTTTACAAAAAATTCACATTCATGGCTGGGTAGAGAGTGAGAGGGATGTAAAATGAATTTATCCTCAAAATTGTCGACACATTTAGAAAAAGGGAAAGTTGGCTTTCCGACCACATTGGCGAGTTCTGCCGGCTTGATTATGGCTAGCCCCGTTATTTTAACCGTTACGAGTGGATTCGGTATAGGTGGTGATACGTTTGCCCTAGCCGTGCTACTTAGCTTCATTATGATGCAAGCTCAGCTAACCACATTTTCGGAGGCTGCAGCCATTCTACCAACGTCAGGCTCAGTATATGACTATATCTCTTGTGGGATGGGGCGGTTTTGGGCGATAACTGGCGCGCTTTCGGCTTATTTGATTGTGCATGTGTTTGCAGGAACTGCCGAAACGATCCTTTCTGGAATTATGGCGCTTGTTAATTTTGAGCATCTCAATACTGTCTTAGAAACCAGTAATTCGTCTTGGATGGTCGGCGTGGGATTAGTTGTCGCGTTTGGGATTTTAAATGCATTCGGCATTGAAGCCTTTGGTAAGGTTGAAGTTGTACTGACATTCGCCATGTGGTCTACGTTAGTGATTTTTAGTGTGAGTGGTTTGATATTGCCCTTTCATGTCGATATGGACGGCTGGTTTGGTCAGCCACTCAATACTGACCCAACATTGATTCTCAGCTTTGTTGGTATGGCGATGTTCATGTTTGTTGGGTGTGAGTTAGTGACACCAATGGCGCCTGAAATTAAAAATTCCGCTAAGGTGATCCCTCGCGCGATGACAACGGGCCTATTTTGTGTCGCGCTCTGTATGGTGTTATTCGGTGCAGCTTTAGCGAACCAAGTGGAAAATGTGGTCGTTGACCCGCAAACAGGCACACGTTTACTGGAAACACCAATG is drawn from Providencia huaxiensis and contains these coding sequences:
- a CDS encoding helix-turn-helix transcriptional regulator, with the translated sequence MENYLERLPDVIDSVATNQFYPNLLSWLSSLIAFDNAIVYSFEKGAPPRFLSKVERRNSDSINRIYQRGAYLMDPFYQEIQRGGASKVLTLKELAPKGFYHTDYYLNFYRKTGWCDEAGLLLDISDDRQLGIFFGNEDRPFFSEKYTQAPLKDAFDIIRSMVKLHKDISPSSVSNHYQNTDMQTRFGLTPRECEVVELILAGKGSPQIAQALFISLGTVKNHRKNIYQKLSINSQVELFNLLMNRLS
- a CDS encoding NAD(P)/FAD-dependent oxidoreductase, with the protein product MNNQVESLTYYAATKKYDLRFPTLKEDLDVDVVIIGGGFSGIHTALELCEKGITNIAILEGRHLGYGGSGRNGGQVMAGIGHDIDAIKKYVGPEGLETIFKLSNMGAGIMRDRIAKYDIDADFCRGYAYLGSNKRQEKTLRNWLKDVKSVDPDEEIEFYSGSELKQIIGSDAYTCGIKHMGGGHVHSLNLLLGEAKAISEIYGAKIFENSQVLNVEYGNTIKVRTAMGTVKAQKMLWACDSFLNGLEPTLYPKTINTYAYQLMTEELPDELIEQISPIRGAYSDIRPVIDYYRVTNENRLLFGSSTHFLEYIPSDLKAWNRNLMLKVFPYLKDVKIELAWGGPMACSANLFPQIGSLPQHKNVFYAQGYSGFGVTPSQIVCKVLAEGMVEGSHRYDLMSSIPHANIIGKDSMRNVIVSLAKIMHQTSGYWQGRR
- a CDS encoding cupin domain-containing protein gives rise to the protein MISPLLLNKPLPELLNIGSVTNLGSVVVEGDPQASVAMIHGEPTDNLTCGIFACTKGKFKMVYPFDEMATVHEGSVKLTDVKTGVTVEYHKGDTWFAAKGTEVLWEIETPRFVKHYLACVNA
- a CDS encoding aldehyde dehydrogenase family protein, with protein sequence MSELSLLPEVSEFLKRQHGHFINGLPVSGKGDTFFDVVNPATEQVIAKVKEGTLAEVDAAMNAAHTAFKGVWANTTPMERGNCLNRLADLLEKHLEELAQLETLCSGKTIQLSRFLEVGSSAQFLRYFAGWATKISGETLNVSLPSFNGEKYSAFTQREPVGVVAGIIPWNFSIMISIWKLAAALTCGCTIVLKPSEFTPLTMLRVVELAKEAGIPDGVINIVNGGGREVGPALIHHPLCSKVTFTGSVPTGLAVGRSAMEGKLTRVTLELGGKNGAAFLADLSVEKIVNGIIEAGYLNQGQICAAAERFYIPSKLMDEVLAELKTRLSAMKVGSPLDETTEMGPLANKAHYEKILALFEKAREEGSEIIYGGQPVAGAGYFVPPTIIRANSPDDVLMKEETFGPIGTFLSYDDEEELIEMMNSTPFGLAASLWTNDLSKAMRMISRIEAGTVWVNMHTFLDPAVPFGGIKSSGIGREFGSAFIEYYTELKSVMVRY
- a CDS encoding SDR family oxidoreductase; the protein is MKKVLITGASRGIGRATAIKLGSLGMHVLINYKNHQQAADEVVQEIQSAGGIANALQCDISDENDVVKLFATIKEQYGDLDYLVNNAGILFQQCRTEMLTAERINQVLATNVTGLLICCREFIKHAYHFNQFKDKAIVNVSSAAARLGAAGEYIDYAASKGAVDSITKGLSLELAEVGIRVNGVRPGYIYTQMHKDGGEEGRVDRVASQLPMKRGGEPHEIAEIIVWLLSGASSYVTGSIIDAAGGR
- a CDS encoding helix-turn-helix transcriptional regulator: MNSPLFEPHQQTLIDCCLNTIAHIIPVSALVYYLVNDHCQPDNYVLHGIPAKMHEEYLTYFHQLDPLHPDHFRSDDLRLVRMDSEIRQQNQAFFHDFMQPNNMTDMAEIFIRRKNKIIAGISVLRDSPFSQQEIMRLNAILPVAELMTFDVLPDSLVSYTPKEQEIIHLIREGASNKRIALLLGVSLSTVKTHLRNIFTKANVTNRTELVSSGFIIRQEK